The proteins below come from a single Kitasatospora sp. NBC_00315 genomic window:
- a CDS encoding error-prone DNA polymerase, with amino-acid sequence MGFTSHPSLPWQELHRRLAGHRPPGPAGGEVVPLPLRRPEQPSGPSGPPDSSGALAEAAPWAELHVHSAFSFLDGASDPEALVAEAARLGTEIMALTDHDGLYGVVRFADAAREAGVGTVFGAELSLGPDEHLLVLARDQAGYRRLSSAISAAQLAGGVKNRPVYDRSLLAGAHDGHWAVLTGCRKGRVRAALDAGGAEAAERELRYLEEMFGRGNVFVELTDHRLPGDDRRNDALAALAARTGLPSVASTNAHHASPAQGRLAQSLAALHGRRTLREAAGWTQAAGTAHLRSGREMAARLARYPGVQQATVELARACAFDFGGLEPKLPGFPVPDGHTEISHLRALVAESGPARFGAGNEAARKQLLRELDVIEELDLAGYFLIVHDIVAFCRDTGVWCQGRGSAANSAVCYALGITAVDPIRYRLLFERFLSVARDGPPDIDLDIENRRREEVIQYVYRRYGREHAAQVANVITYRPRLALRDAARVLGYPAGQIEAFTRQSDFHAPPGADAVIPDDVVALARQLHGLPRHLGIHSGGMVLTREPIGEVCPTEWARMPGRSVLQWDKDSTAGAGLVKIDLLGLGMLAALHDTSDLIARHHGERYDLASIPDEDEGVYAMLCRADTVGVFQVESRAQMATLPRLRPRHFYDLVVEVALIRPGPIQGGSVHPYLRRRAGVEPAGCPHPLMENALGKTLGVPLFQEQMMQLAIDCAGFTPAEADRLRQAMGSKRSHERVARLRERLLSGMAERGIPQDVAEDVYTKIEAFSNYGFPESHAISFAYLVYASAWFKYHYPAAFGCALLANQPMGFYSPLSLIADARRHGVRVRGVDANASSAGPSLEPDDAPPPPPPITAGHPQPAIRLGLDTVRGIGAPQAEAIAAGQPYADLEDFARRTGLPAPALEALATAGAFGCFGLTRRQALWSAGALAGSSAGTLPGTTPGTTAPPLPAMTPVEETIADLWATGASATSHPMQHLRAALDHGGALCAAELLTTAPGTPVVVGGLVTHRQRPPTAGGVLFISLEDETGLINVICSRPVWESQRRTALDRAGLLIHGHVERDHGATNLVATRLTPLRIGVG; translated from the coding sequence ATGGGATTCACCAGTCACCCCTCGCTCCCCTGGCAGGAGCTGCACCGGCGCCTGGCCGGCCACCGGCCGCCCGGCCCGGCGGGCGGCGAGGTCGTGCCCCTGCCGCTACGCCGTCCGGAGCAGCCTTCCGGTCCTTCCGGTCCTCCCGATTCCTCCGGCGCGCTCGCGGAGGCGGCGCCCTGGGCCGAACTGCACGTCCACTCGGCCTTCAGCTTTCTGGACGGTGCCAGCGACCCCGAGGCCCTGGTCGCCGAGGCGGCCCGGCTCGGCACCGAGATCATGGCGCTGACCGACCACGACGGCCTGTACGGAGTGGTGCGCTTCGCCGATGCGGCCCGGGAGGCGGGGGTCGGCACGGTCTTCGGCGCCGAGCTGAGCCTCGGCCCGGACGAGCATCTGCTGGTGCTGGCCCGCGACCAGGCCGGGTACCGCCGGCTGTCGTCCGCGATCAGCGCGGCGCAGCTCGCCGGCGGGGTCAAGAACCGTCCGGTGTACGACAGATCCCTCCTCGCCGGGGCGCACGACGGTCACTGGGCGGTGCTCACCGGCTGTCGCAAGGGCCGGGTACGGGCCGCGCTGGACGCCGGTGGAGCCGAGGCCGCCGAGCGCGAACTGCGCTATCTGGAGGAGATGTTCGGCCGTGGAAACGTCTTCGTCGAACTCACCGACCACCGCCTTCCCGGCGACGACCGGCGCAACGACGCGCTGGCCGCGCTGGCCGCCCGGACCGGACTGCCGTCGGTCGCCTCCACCAACGCCCACCATGCCTCGCCCGCCCAGGGACGACTGGCCCAGAGCCTCGCCGCCCTGCACGGCCGCCGCACCCTGCGGGAGGCGGCCGGCTGGACCCAGGCCGCCGGCACCGCCCACCTGCGCTCCGGCCGGGAGATGGCGGCCCGGCTGGCCCGCTACCCGGGCGTCCAACAGGCCACCGTCGAGCTCGCCCGAGCCTGCGCCTTCGACTTCGGCGGCCTGGAGCCCAAGCTGCCGGGCTTCCCGGTGCCCGACGGCCACACCGAGATCAGCCACCTGCGGGCCCTGGTCGCGGAGAGCGGACCGGCTCGCTTCGGCGCCGGGAACGAGGCGGCCCGCAAGCAGCTGCTCCGCGAGCTCGACGTCATCGAAGAGCTCGACCTGGCAGGGTACTTCCTCATCGTCCACGACATCGTGGCCTTCTGCCGGGACACCGGTGTCTGGTGCCAGGGGCGTGGCTCGGCCGCCAACTCGGCGGTCTGCTACGCCCTCGGGATCACCGCCGTCGACCCGATCCGCTACCGGCTGCTGTTCGAACGCTTTCTGAGCGTGGCCCGCGACGGGCCGCCCGACATCGACCTGGACATCGAGAACCGCCGCCGCGAGGAGGTCATCCAGTACGTCTACCGGCGGTACGGGCGCGAGCACGCCGCCCAGGTCGCCAACGTGATCACCTACCGCCCACGGCTCGCCCTGCGCGACGCCGCCCGGGTGCTCGGCTACCCGGCCGGCCAGATCGAGGCGTTCACCCGGCAGAGCGACTTCCACGCCCCACCCGGTGCGGACGCAGTCATCCCGGACGACGTGGTCGCCCTCGCCCGGCAACTGCACGGACTTCCGCGTCACCTGGGCATCCACTCCGGGGGGATGGTGCTCACCCGCGAGCCGATCGGGGAGGTCTGCCCGACCGAGTGGGCCCGGATGCCCGGCCGGTCCGTCCTGCAGTGGGACAAGGACTCGACGGCCGGCGCCGGGCTGGTCAAGATCGACCTGCTCGGCCTCGGCATGCTCGCCGCCCTGCACGACACCAGTGACCTGATCGCCCGCCACCACGGTGAGCGCTACGATCTGGCGAGCATCCCGGACGAGGACGAGGGCGTCTACGCGATGCTCTGCCGGGCCGACACCGTCGGCGTCTTCCAGGTCGAGTCGCGCGCCCAGATGGCCACGCTGCCGCGACTGCGTCCGCGCCACTTCTACGACCTGGTGGTCGAGGTGGCGCTGATCCGGCCCGGGCCGATCCAGGGCGGTTCCGTCCACCCGTACCTGCGCCGTCGGGCCGGGGTCGAGCCGGCCGGCTGTCCGCACCCGCTGATGGAGAACGCGCTCGGCAAGACCCTCGGGGTGCCGCTGTTCCAGGAGCAGATGATGCAACTGGCCATCGACTGCGCCGGATTCACCCCGGCCGAGGCGGACCGGCTGCGCCAGGCGATGGGCTCCAAACGCTCCCACGAACGGGTCGCCCGACTGCGGGAGCGGCTGCTGTCGGGCATGGCGGAGCGCGGTATCCCGCAGGACGTCGCCGAGGACGTCTACACCAAGATCGAGGCCTTCTCCAACTACGGCTTCCCGGAGTCGCACGCCATCAGCTTCGCCTATCTGGTGTACGCCAGCGCCTGGTTCAAGTACCACTACCCGGCGGCCTTCGGATGCGCGCTGCTGGCCAACCAACCCATGGGCTTCTACTCGCCGTTGAGCCTGATCGCCGATGCCCGCCGACACGGTGTGCGGGTCCGTGGGGTGGACGCCAACGCGAGCTCCGCCGGGCCCTCGCTGGAGCCCGACGACGCGCCGCCGCCGCCCCCGCCGATCACCGCCGGCCATCCGCAGCCCGCGATCCGCCTCGGCCTGGACACCGTACGCGGCATCGGCGCCCCGCAGGCCGAGGCGATCGCGGCCGGGCAGCCGTACGCCGACCTGGAGGACTTCGCCCGCCGCACCGGACTGCCCGCCCCCGCGCTGGAGGCACTGGCCACCGCCGGGGCCTTCGGATGCTTCGGCCTGACCCGGCGCCAGGCTCTGTGGTCCGCAGGCGCACTCGCCGGAAGCAGCGCCGGTACTCTCCCCGGCACCACCCCCGGCACCACGGCGCCCCCGCTGCCCGCGATGACTCCCGTCGAGGAGACCATCGCCGACCTCTGGGCCACCGGCGCCTCCGCCACCAGCCACCCCATGCAGCACCTGCGTGCCGCCCTGGATCACGGCGGCGCACTGTGCGCCGCCGAACTGCTGACCACGGCGCCGGGCACCCCGGTCGTGGTCGGGGGACTGGTGACGCACCGTCAACGACCGCCCACAGCAGGCGGAGTGCTCTTCATCAGCCTGGAGGACGAGACCGGTCTGATCAACGTCATCTGCAGCCGCCCGGTCTGGGAGTCGCAGCGCCGTACCGCGCTCGACCGGGCGGGTCTGCTCATCCACGGCCACGTCGAACGCGACCACGGCGCCACCAACCTGGTCGCCACCCGGCTGACTCCGCTGCGGATCGGGGTGGGCTGA
- a CDS encoding SRPBCC family protein, whose protein sequence is MDDLVTGATTEVELTVDLPPEQLWDLVSDVTRIGEWSPECVGAHWTRREGDRPRAGDRFRARNEYRDGFVATVECVVTEADRPSVFAWVVLDDDGVVDRPGSLWRYGLRPAGGGTTVTHTFVHGPGLTGLRVGSERSPGRADDVVTGRLAELRRNMAATLRAMTCAAGG, encoded by the coding sequence ATGGACGACCTCGTCACGGGTGCCACCACCGAGGTGGAGCTGACCGTGGATCTGCCGCCCGAGCAGCTCTGGGACCTGGTGAGCGACGTGACCCGGATCGGCGAGTGGAGCCCGGAGTGCGTCGGGGCCCACTGGACACGGCGGGAGGGTGACAGGCCGCGTGCGGGGGACCGCTTCCGGGCACGCAACGAGTACCGCGACGGTTTCGTCGCGACCGTCGAGTGCGTGGTCACCGAGGCGGACCGGCCGTCCGTGTTCGCCTGGGTGGTGCTCGACGACGACGGGGTCGTCGACCGGCCCGGCTCGCTCTGGCGCTACGGGTTGCGGCCGGCCGGCGGGGGGACCACCGTGACCCACACGTTCGTCCACGGCCCCGGGCTGACCGGCCTGCGGGTCGGTTCGGAGCGAAGCCCCGGCCGGGCGGACGACGTGGTCACCGGCCGGCTCGCCGAGCTGCGGCGGAACATGGCGGCCACGCTGCGCGCGATGACCTGCGCGGCCGGCGGATGA
- a CDS encoding aspartate/glutamate racemase family protein: protein MKTIGLIGGMSWESTAEYYRLLNELVRERLGGLHSAKCVLYSVDFAEIERLQSEARWEEAGEILAGAARSLEAAGAELVLICTNTMHKVADQVAAAVTVPLLHLADTTAAAVRAAGLRRVGLLGTAFTMEQDFYRGRLAGHGLDVLVPEAGSRAVVHRVIYQELCLGIVREDSRAAYRAVIDELVVAGAEGIVLGCTEIELLVRPEDSPVPVFPTTRLHAEAAVAAALDRQR, encoded by the coding sequence ATGAAGACCATCGGCCTGATCGGCGGCATGAGCTGGGAGTCCACGGCGGAGTACTACCGCCTCCTCAACGAGCTGGTCCGTGAGCGGCTCGGCGGGCTGCACTCGGCGAAGTGCGTGCTGTACTCGGTCGACTTCGCCGAGATCGAGCGGCTGCAGAGCGAGGCCCGCTGGGAGGAGGCCGGCGAGATCCTCGCCGGCGCCGCGCGGTCACTGGAGGCAGCCGGCGCCGAGCTGGTGCTGATCTGTACGAACACCATGCACAAGGTCGCCGACCAGGTCGCCGCCGCGGTCACCGTCCCGCTGCTGCACCTCGCCGACACCACCGCGGCGGCCGTCCGTGCGGCGGGCCTTCGGCGCGTCGGCCTGCTGGGCACCGCGTTCACGATGGAGCAGGACTTCTACCGGGGCAGGCTGGCCGGCCACGGCCTCGACGTCCTGGTGCCGGAGGCCGGCTCCCGGGCCGTCGTCCACCGGGTGATCTACCAGGAGCTCTGTCTCGGCATCGTCCGTGAGGACTCCCGCGCCGCCTACCGCGCCGTCATCGACGAGCTGGTGGTGGCGGGCGCCGAGGGGATCGTGCTCGGCTGCACCGAGATCGAACTGCTCGTCCGCCCGGAGGACAGCCCCGTCCCGGTGTTCCCCACCACCCGGCTGCACGCCGAGGCCGCCGTCGCCGCCGCCCTGGACCGGCAGCGGTAG